AAAATGCCGGGCATGGACGGCATAGAAACACTTAGAAAAATAAAGGAGATTAATAAAAAAATCCCCGTTGTACTCTGCACCGCTTACGGCCAGTACAAGCAGGATTTCAGTTCATGGGCATCCGATGCCTATGTCGTTAAATCAGCCGATCTTGGTGAACTGAAATCTATTGTTAAGGAGATTCTCGATAAAAACAACTGATATGAACTTCTTTTGTAAAATCAAAAAACTCTTTTTTTCCGAAACAGATATGTCCATAGCCGAGACAAATGCAATGGACAACCTGCAAACATCCATCCTCTTCGAAATCGGGAAGGCCATGAGTTCTTCCATGACGGACAAGGAAAAAACCCACAGGCTTATTACGGAAGCGGTAACCATGGTATTGCAGGTTGAGCGGAGTGTCCTTCTCCTGAAAGATGAAAGCGGCCGTCTCCTCAAGGCCGAGGGAGGCAGCGGTATTGTATCCGATGAGTTTCTGGAAGGACTGGAAATAGAACTGGGCAAAGGCATTATGGCTGACGTTGCTCTCAAGGGTGAGTCGAGGCTTGTCTGCGCTATCGATGGTGAAGATGAAGTTATAAAAAAAGTGATTGATAAATTCCAGGTTGATTCTCTTATTACGGCGCCACTCAAGGTAGAGGGGAAAATTCTTGGCGTCATTACAGCCGATACAAAACGATCGGGTGAAGCTTTTGTTAACAGCGATTTAAAGCTCCTTTCCGTTCTGTCAAACCTTGCCGCTGTTGCCGAGGAGAATGCCGCTCTCATTGAAAGCCTGAAAGATAAGGCCTCCCGTCTCAATGCGCTCTTTGAAATAGGAAAGGCCCTTAACTCGACACTCAAGCTGGAAGACCTTCTTGATCTCATCATTGATAAAGCCATTGAAGTGACAAGTGCTTCGAGCGGATCGATCATGCTCAGTGACGCGGAACAGGGCGTTCTG
This genomic interval from Deltaproteobacteria bacterium contains the following:
- a CDS encoding GAF domain-containing protein, producing the protein MSIAETNAMDNLQTSILFEIGKAMSSSMTDKEKTHRLITEAVTMVLQVERSVLLLKDESGRLLKAEGGSGIVSDEFLEGLEIELGKGIMADVALKGESRLVCAIDGEDEVIKKVIDKFQVDSLITAPLKVEGKILGVITADTKRSGEAFVNSDLKLLSVLSNLAAVAEENAALIESLKDKASRLNALFEIGKALNSTLKLEDLLDLIIDKAIEVTSASSGSIMLSDAEQGVLVMRSSRGLSAEVMKNTRFKIGEGVTGWAAENGKALIVPDVTKDERYRSVNEKVKSELAVPMILEGEVIGVINVDHYELNAFTCWDMETLSTLASAAVVALRNAELFEKLETCSTSK
- a CDS encoding response regulator codes for the protein MKKIMVVDDEENIRFLYKEELMDEGYDVILAASGEEAIDLLGESEPDLVTLDIKMPGMDGIETLRKIKEINKKIPVVLCTAYGQYKQDFSSWASDAYVVKSADLGELKSIVKEILDKNN